The following are encoded in a window of Marinitoga sp. 1197 genomic DNA:
- a CDS encoding heavy metal translocating P-type ATPase: protein MIDNEVLEKNNKAVEKELNVIGMTCTSCARTIEKKLGKLEGIEKVSVNFATEKLTLKFDPEKINEEVIKEVVKDVGYDVESPVDYKTVTIPIEGMTCSSCANAITKEINKIEGIVSVNVNFATEKAIVSYNPTITRLSKIKKAIENAGYKPLEVDSKDSVDFEKERRQKEIKTLWRKFVVSAIFSIPLLYISMGHLLGANLPEFVNPEVNPFNFALIQLLLVIPIAIAGYKFYTIGFRNLYKLSPNMDSLIAIGTSAAIIYGLFGTIQIYFGNTQYANDLYFETAGVIITLILLGKYLESVTKGKTSEAIKKLMGLQPKTALIQQDGKELEIPVDEVEVGDIVIVKPGEKIPVDGVIIEGHTSVDESMLTGESIPVEKNIGDKVIGGSINKNGNIKFKVTKVGKDTALAQIIKLVEEAQGSKAPIAKLADVISGYFVPIVIAIAILAAIAWYLAGAGGIFALTIFIAVLVIACPCALGLATPTAIMVGTGKGAEYGVLIKGGEPLETTHKIKTIVFDKTGTITEGKPKVTDIYTKGNYSKDELLSIAASAEKGSEHPLGEAIVKAAEEKNLKLKKINKFMAIPGHGIEVEIDKMNIYLGNLKLMKDKNIEISLNEEANKLAHEGKTPMFIAINGILEGIIAVADTVKPSSASAIEKLHKMGIKVAMITGDNKKTAEAIARQVGIDIVLAEVLPQDKANEVKKLQQNGDIVAMVGDGINDAPALAQADVGIAIGSGTDVAMESADIILMKSDLEDVVTAIQLSKATIRNIKENLFWAFGYNTAGIPIAAGLLHVFGGPLLSPMIAAAAMSFSSVSVLLNALRLKTFKPKN from the coding sequence ATGATAGATAACGAAGTTTTAGAAAAAAATAATAAAGCTGTTGAAAAAGAACTTAATGTAATAGGCATGACGTGTACTTCATGTGCTCGAACAATCGAAAAGAAATTAGGAAAATTAGAGGGTATTGAAAAAGTTAGTGTTAATTTTGCTACGGAAAAACTAACTTTGAAATTTGATCCTGAAAAAATTAACGAAGAAGTAATTAAAGAAGTAGTAAAAGATGTAGGTTATGATGTTGAATCTCCAGTAGATTATAAGACTGTTACAATTCCAATTGAAGGTATGACATGTTCATCTTGTGCAAATGCGATAACAAAAGAAATTAATAAAATTGAAGGAATTGTTTCTGTAAATGTTAATTTTGCTACAGAAAAAGCTATAGTTTCTTATAATCCAACTATTACGAGATTATCAAAAATAAAAAAAGCAATAGAAAATGCAGGATACAAACCACTTGAAGTTGATTCAAAAGATAGTGTGGATTTTGAAAAAGAAAGGCGTCAAAAAGAAATCAAAACATTATGGAGAAAATTTGTAGTTTCAGCTATTTTTTCAATACCGTTATTATATATTTCAATGGGGCACTTGTTAGGTGCAAACTTACCAGAATTTGTAAATCCAGAAGTAAATCCATTTAATTTTGCGCTTATTCAATTATTATTGGTTATCCCAATTGCAATTGCTGGTTATAAATTTTATACAATAGGATTTAGAAATTTATATAAGTTAAGTCCAAATATGGATTCATTAATAGCAATAGGTACTTCAGCAGCAATAATTTATGGATTATTTGGAACTATTCAAATTTATTTTGGTAATACCCAATATGCAAATGATTTGTATTTTGAAACGGCAGGAGTTATTATAACTTTAATTCTTTTAGGTAAATATCTCGAGAGTGTTACAAAAGGAAAAACATCAGAAGCTATAAAAAAACTAATGGGATTACAACCAAAAACAGCATTAATACAACAAGATGGAAAAGAATTGGAAATTCCTGTAGATGAAGTGGAAGTTGGAGATATTGTTATTGTAAAACCTGGAGAAAAGATACCTGTTGATGGTGTTATTATTGAAGGACATACATCAGTTGATGAATCAATGCTAACAGGTGAAAGTATTCCAGTTGAAAAAAATATAGGAGATAAAGTTATAGGTGGATCTATAAATAAAAATGGTAATATAAAATTTAAAGTCACAAAAGTTGGTAAAGATACAGCTTTAGCTCAAATAATTAAATTGGTTGAAGAGGCTCAGGGTTCAAAAGCACCAATAGCAAAATTAGCGGATGTTATTTCAGGTTATTTTGTACCAATAGTTATAGCAATAGCAATATTAGCAGCTATAGCATGGTATTTGGCAGGTGCAGGTGGAATATTTGCTTTAACAATATTTATAGCAGTTTTAGTTATTGCATGTCCATGTGCTTTGGGTTTGGCAACTCCAACAGCAATAATGGTTGGTACTGGTAAAGGCGCTGAATATGGAGTTTTAATAAAAGGTGGAGAACCATTAGAAACAACGCATAAAATAAAAACAATTGTTTTTGATAAAACAGGTACAATAACTGAAGGGAAGCCTAAGGTTACAGATATTTACACAAAAGGAAATTATTCAAAAGATGAATTATTAAGTATAGCAGCTTCAGCAGAAAAAGGATCAGAACATCCGTTAGGAGAGGCTATAGTAAAAGCAGCAGAAGAAAAGAATTTAAAATTAAAGAAAATTAATAAATTTATGGCAATTCCAGGACATGGTATTGAAGTAGAAATTGATAAAATGAATATTTATTTAGGTAATTTAAAACTTATGAAAGATAAAAATATTGAAATTTCATTAAATGAAGAAGCAAATAAGTTGGCACACGAAGGAAAAACTCCAATGTTTATAGCAATAAATGGAATTCTTGAAGGAATAATAGCTGTTGCGGATACAGTTAAACCATCAAGTGCAAGTGCGATAGAGAAATTACATAAAATGGGAATTAAAGTTGCAATGATTACAGGAGATAATAAAAAAACAGCAGAAGCAATAGCAAGACAAGTAGGTATAGATATTGTATTAGCAGAAGTTCTTCCGCAAGATAAAGCTAATGAAGTTAAAAAACTTCAGCAAAACGGAGATATTGTTGCTATGGTTGGAGATGGAATAAATGATGCACCAGCGTTAGCTCAAGCAGATGTTGGTATAGCGATAGGTTCAGGTACAGATGTTGCAATGGAATCAGCAGATATAATTCTTATGAAAAGTGACCTTGAAGATGTAGTTACAGCAATCCAATTAAGTAAAGCTACAATTAGAAATATAAAAGAGAATCTTTTCTGGGCTTTTGGTTACAATACCGCAGGTATTCCTATAGCAGCAGGGTTATTGCATGTATTTGGAGGTCCGTTGCTAAGTCCTATGATTGCTGCAGCTGCTATGTCATTTAGTTCTGTTTCTGTTTTATTAAATGCTTTAAGGTTAAAAACCTTTAAACCTAAAAATTAA
- a CDS encoding heavy-metal-associated domain-containing protein has product MKKVIIIEGMTCDHCVMHVKKELEKISGLKILKVEIGKAIIEGENLDDNLIKEAVDEAGYEVKEIKENDDEEHHMEHKHHQHEKHHHGHHMEHKDHKKHKGGCCH; this is encoded by the coding sequence ATGAAAAAAGTAATTATTATTGAAGGTATGACTTGTGATCATTGTGTTATGCATGTAAAAAAAGAATTAGAAAAGATTTCAGGACTAAAAATTTTAAAAGTTGAAATTGGAAAAGCAATTATAGAAGGAGAAAATTTAGATGATAATTTGATTAAGGAAGCTGTAGATGAAGCGGGTTATGAAGTAAAAGAAATTAAAGAAAATGATGATGAAGAACATCATATGGAACATAAACATCATCAACACGAAAAGCATCATCATGGACATCATATGGAACATAAAGATCATAAAAAACACAAAGGCGGTTGTTGCCACTAA
- a CDS encoding metal-sensing transcriptional repressor, whose translation MHKNKKGLNILKTAKGQVEAVIKMVEDERYCIDISRQILASIALLKKANAQILNSHLESCVKNAAYSNNSEEVNVKIIELEEIMNYINKTI comes from the coding sequence ATGCATAAGAATAAAAAGGGATTAAATATTTTGAAAACAGCAAAAGGACAAGTGGAAGCAGTAATTAAAATGGTTGAAGATGAAAGATATTGTATAGATATTTCAAGACAAATTTTAGCTTCAATAGCTTTATTAAAAAAAGCAAATGCACAAATATTGAACTCTCATCTTGAAAGTTGCGTCAAAAATGCTGCATATTCAAATAATTCTGAGGAAGTAAATGTAAAAATTATCGAACTGGAAGAAATTATGAATTATATAAATAAAACAATATAG
- a CDS encoding ArsR/SmtB family transcription factor, which translates to MDKYILISNIFKALSNPVRLKIIDIIHKKRCNVSKIIEELNLSQSNISQHLKVLEDAGLIKKTKKDNYVLCEIKYESILETIDNVDYIIEREIEFSRELMKK; encoded by the coding sequence TTGGATAAATATATATTAATTTCTAATATTTTTAAAGCATTATCAAATCCTGTAAGATTGAAAATAATAGACATTATACATAAAAAAAGATGTAATGTATCTAAAATAATAGAGGAATTAAATCTTTCTCAATCTAATATTTCGCAGCATTTAAAAGTTTTAGAAGATGCCGGATTAATAAAAAAAACAAAGAAAGATAATTATGTTTTATGTGAAATTAAATATGAAAGTATTTTAGAAACAATAGATAATGTGGATTATATTATAGAAAGAGAAATAGAATTCTCAAGAGAACTTATGAAAAAATGA
- a CDS encoding DUF302 domain-containing protein, producing the protein MKYGILKETEYEFEEAIIKLNAELQKEGFGILMRIDLDEKFKAKLGIDFKKYTILGACNPKNAHKAILAEENVGLFLPCNVIVYEKGEKTVVAAIKPTIAMSSTENDAVYEIAKEIEESLKRAINSL; encoded by the coding sequence ATGAAATATGGAATTTTAAAAGAAACAGAATATGAATTTGAAGAAGCCATTATCAAACTTAATGCTGAACTACAAAAGGAAGGTTTTGGGATTTTAATGAGAATTGATCTTGATGAAAAATTTAAGGCAAAGTTAGGTATTGATTTTAAAAAGTATACTATTTTGGGAGCATGTAACCCTAAAAATGCACACAAAGCTATATTAGCAGAAGAAAATGTGGGTCTTTTTTTACCCTGTAACGTTATTGTTTATGAAAAAGGTGAAAAAACAGTAGTCGCAGCAATAAAACCTACAATTGCAATGAGTTCAACGGAGAATGATGCGGTATATGAAATTGCAAAAGAAATAGAAGAATCATTGAAAAGAGCTATTAATAGCTTATAA
- a CDS encoding SHOCT domain-containing protein — protein MMHGWGWSGFRPYGYGYGIIGSFISFIFLILLLVVAYFILKKIFTNNNFTFKNNIIRREDEDILKILNEKLVKGEISEEEYIRKKELILKNLK, from the coding sequence ATGATGCATGGTTGGGGTTGGTCTGGTTTCAGACCTTACGGATATGGATATGGAATAATAGGTTCATTTATAAGTTTTATATTTTTAATACTTCTGCTTGTTGTTGCATATTTTATCCTAAAAAAAATTTTTACAAATAATAATTTTACTTTTAAAAATAATATTATAAGAAGAGAAGACGAAGATATATTAAAAATTTTAAATGAAAAATTAGTTAAAGGTGAAATTTCTGAGGAAGAGTATATTAGAAAAAAAGAATTAATATTAAAAAATTTAAAGTGA
- a CDS encoding SHOCT domain-containing protein, with translation MMFFGFLLIILIIWYIMKNPDAVKNLTETQSKNSAKEDALRILNEKFVNGEITEEEYLRKKKLIE, from the coding sequence ATGATGTTTTTTGGATTCCTTTTAATTATATTAATAATATGGTATATAATGAAAAACCCAGATGCAGTAAAAAATTTAACAGAAACACAGAGTAAAAATAGTGCAAAGGAAGATGCTTTAAGAATATTAAATGAAAAATTTGTAAATGGAGAAATAACAGAAGAAGAATATTTAAGAAAAAAGAAACTTATTGAATAA
- a CDS encoding SoxR reducing system RseC family protein, whose amino-acid sequence MKELMKVVDIGDEYIYVQALEAANCSSCVIKGSCNLTGDPNRKIRAINKSNLNLNRNDFVYIKKEDSLESQAAFVMYGIPLLIMIVLTIVLFVMGLNEIISFFSGLSGMVISYYFIHIYDKNIAKTKYIPEIIEKLQIYNNFQL is encoded by the coding sequence ATGAAAGAATTGATGAAAGTTGTAGATATTGGTGATGAATATATTTATGTTCAAGCTTTAGAAGCCGCAAATTGCAGTTCTTGTGTTATAAAAGGTTCATGTAATTTAACAGGTGATCCTAACAGAAAAATTAGAGCTATTAACAAATCAAATTTGAACTTAAATAGAAATGATTTTGTCTACATAAAAAAAGAAGATTCTCTTGAATCACAAGCTGCATTCGTTATGTATGGTATTCCATTACTGATAATGATAGTATTAACAATTGTACTATTTGTTATGGGATTGAATGAAATTATCTCTTTTTTTAGTGGCTTAAGTGGTATGGTTATATCGTATTATTTTATACATATATATGATAAAAATATTGCAAAAACAAAATATATTCCAGAAATTATCGAAAAATTACAAATATATAATAATTTTCAGCTTTAG
- a CDS encoding SHOCT domain-containing protein, which translates to MSCGGFGRGFFHNSHHNRGYHEHHEHHKERPINESRQPMLEETYKGSSRALDILDEKFVNGEITEEEYLRKKKILLNR; encoded by the coding sequence ATGTCATGCGGAGGTTTTGGGAGAGGTTTTTTTCATAATTCACATCACAATCGAGGATATCATGAACATCATGAACATCATAAAGAACGCCCAATAAACGAATCTAGACAACCAATGTTAGAAGAAACATATAAAGGAAGTAGTAGGGCTTTAGATATTTTGGATGAAAAATTTGTAAATGGGGAAATAACAGAAGAAGAATATTTAAGAAAGAAAAAGATTTTACTTAATAGATAA
- a CDS encoding SHOCT domain-containing protein, whose product MPCWGWSGFYGYGGIIGSLIGFGFMILLIIIVYFLFKNLVKPNNSKKSNVKTNNEDLLRILNEKFVNGEITEEEYMRKKKLIE is encoded by the coding sequence ATGCCTTGTTGGGGTTGGAGTGGCTTTTATGGATATGGTGGCATTATAGGATCATTAATAGGTTTTGGTTTTATGATTCTATTGATAATAATAGTGTATTTTTTATTTAAAAATTTAGTTAAGCCTAACAATTCGAAAAAATCAAATGTAAAAACAAACAATGAAGATTTATTGAGAATTTTGAATGAAAAATTTGTAAATGGAGAAATAACAGAAGAAGAGTATATGAGAAAAAAGAAACTTATCGAATAG
- a CDS encoding efflux RND transporter permease subunit, with product MINKKIFRFIIKYRVWIILISIFITIFFTFFASKTIIDMGTYTLLPKDDPEIVKFNNTSKNFGGFDNMIIFIKGNNNTLMENAAEEIAKTLKKLNKYVKYIDYKYPVDFIEENILLYLNDDMFEKAVYLIENNIDLLKLSQEENNISKMLLYLSTKKNITEKEITIINELIEKIKDPSFKMFNMKYYYNSSKTTLLIFLRPTNANHDMLFFEKMVSEVRKNIDPVLKKYSDLNIGITGMPVIMAEQQKNLNEKITIISIFVLLFLIILFIFSFKRISSAVYIVVPIIVAIIWTLGINYLVIGRLNIVTSIFAILLLGLGVDFSLHFLTKFYYEINLGKNVIDSLEEVFKHTLSGIFAGAITTAASFYILMFSKFKGLYELGFIAGTGILMSLLSITFLLPSIISYSNPKQSIILKEEILSKHFEKILLKNKYIIIVIIFSIIFIPFLFKSNIEFNYNAFDLLPDLPSVRLENLLKKDFNTSFEYNILIAKNIKESREQYNKLKKTNIYSEIDSLTLLIPENQSKKILILKELNKKYLSEKKPKIANVSLKLITMLALNQIKNDKIFGKIKSLEFKTILEDLNKLNKKEQQEIQLKIKKYFSFIIKSIENASKYGEISIERLPNYIKDKYLDKNNNIATFVFIKEGFWDEQNMKKVANVLRKINENSTGTTFVWIKLIDYIRDDLYRSSFLVFILIFFIVLFYFRKLKITLLTLTPVVLGTLWLINFMLLFNIKFNIANIVVIPLILGIGIDDGIHMIHSYIANRSINKMLKQSGKAVIITSITSMVGFGSLYFVKDPLVSQMGFLLFFGILFCLIISLTVLPIFIQLFKKSIFK from the coding sequence ATGATAAATAAAAAAATATTTAGATTTATTATAAAATACAGAGTCTGGATAATATTAATATCTATTTTTATAACGATTTTTTTCACATTTTTTGCATCAAAAACAATTATAGATATGGGAACATATACATTATTACCTAAAGATGATCCGGAAATTGTTAAATTTAATAATACCTCAAAAAATTTTGGTGGATTTGATAATATGATTATTTTCATAAAAGGTAATAATAATACATTAATGGAAAATGCAGCAGAAGAAATTGCAAAAACACTGAAAAAATTAAATAAATATGTAAAATACATTGATTATAAGTATCCAGTAGATTTTATAGAAGAGAATATTTTATTATATTTAAATGATGATATGTTTGAAAAAGCAGTTTATTTAATAGAAAATAATATAGATTTATTAAAATTATCTCAAGAAGAAAATAATATTTCTAAAATGTTATTATATTTGAGTACAAAAAAAAATATAACAGAAAAAGAAATAACTATTATAAATGAATTAATAGAAAAAATTAAAGATCCATCTTTTAAAATGTTTAATATGAAATATTATTATAATAGTTCAAAAACAACATTACTTATATTTTTAAGACCAACAAATGCTAATCATGATATGTTGTTTTTTGAAAAAATGGTATCTGAGGTAAGAAAAAATATAGATCCAGTTTTAAAAAAATATTCTGATTTAAATATTGGAATTACAGGTATGCCTGTAATTATGGCAGAACAACAAAAAAATTTAAACGAGAAAATTACGATAATATCAATTTTTGTATTGTTATTTTTGATAATTTTATTTATATTCTCTTTTAAACGTATTTCATCTGCTGTTTATATTGTAGTTCCTATTATAGTTGCTATTATATGGACATTAGGTATAAATTATTTAGTAATAGGGAGATTAAATATTGTTACAAGTATTTTTGCCATATTATTATTAGGACTTGGTGTGGATTTTTCATTACATTTTTTGACAAAATTTTATTATGAAATAAATTTAGGAAAAAATGTAATTGATAGTTTAGAAGAAGTATTTAAACACACATTATCAGGTATTTTTGCTGGAGCAATTACAACGGCAGCTTCATTTTATATTTTGATGTTTTCAAAGTTTAAAGGATTATATGAATTAGGTTTTATAGCAGGAACTGGTATTTTAATGTCTCTTTTATCGATTACATTTCTTTTGCCTTCAATTATCTCTTATTCAAATCCTAAACAATCAATTATATTAAAAGAAGAAATTTTAAGTAAACATTTTGAAAAAATCCTTTTAAAGAACAAATATATTATTATAGTAATAATTTTTTCAATAATATTTATTCCTTTTTTATTTAAAAGTAATATTGAATTTAATTATAACGCTTTTGATTTGCTTCCTGACTTGCCTTCTGTAAGATTAGAAAATTTATTAAAAAAAGATTTTAATACATCTTTTGAATATAATATTTTAATAGCAAAAAATATAAAAGAAAGTAGAGAACAATATAATAAATTGAAAAAAACTAATATATATTCTGAAATTGATTCTTTGACATTATTAATACCAGAAAATCAATCTAAAAAGATTTTAATATTAAAAGAGTTAAATAAAAAGTATTTATCTGAAAAAAAACCAAAAATAGCAAATGTTTCACTTAAATTAATAACAATGTTAGCTTTAAATCAAATAAAAAATGATAAAATTTTTGGAAAAATAAAATCTTTAGAATTTAAAACAATTTTGGAAGATTTAAATAAATTAAACAAAAAAGAGCAACAAGAAATTCAATTAAAAATAAAAAAATACTTTTCTTTTATAATAAAAAGCATAGAAAATGCATCAAAATATGGAGAGATTTCAATAGAAAGACTTCCGAACTATATAAAAGATAAATATCTTGATAAAAATAATAATATTGCAACCTTTGTATTTATAAAAGAAGGTTTTTGGGATGAACAAAATATGAAAAAAGTAGCAAATGTACTTAGAAAAATTAATGAAAATTCTACTGGTACTACATTTGTATGGATAAAATTAATTGATTACATTAGAGATGATTTATATAGAAGTTCTTTTCTTGTTTTTATTTTAATATTTTTTATTGTTTTATTCTATTTTAGAAAATTAAAAATAACGTTATTAACTTTGACTCCAGTAGTACTTGGAACATTATGGCTTATAAATTTTATGTTGTTATTTAATATAAAATTTAATATTGCAAATATAGTTGTAATTCCATTAATATTAGGAATAGGAATAGATGATGGTATACATATGATTCATAGTTATATTGCAAATAGAAGTATAAATAAAATGCTAAAACAATCTGGTAAGGCTGTTATAATTACATCAATAACAAGTATGGTAGGTTTTGGTTCATTATATTTTGTTAAAGATCCTTTAGTATCTCAAATGGGATTTTTATTATTTTTTGGTATATTATTTTGCCTAATTATTTCTTTGACTGTTTTACCGATTTTTATTCAATTATTTAAAAAATCTATTTTTAAATAA
- a CDS encoding heavy metal translocating P-type ATPase: MDERKHEHHEHSGHDTMKHEHHEHSGHDHHSHHEHMVADFRKRFWISLILTIPVLALSPLVQKLFGLSDTLRFSGDLYVLFGISTIIYFYGGYPFLKGFFEELKAKRPGMMTLIAVAISTAYIYSSTVVFGLEGEIFFWELATLIDIMLLGHWIEMKSVMGASRALEELAKLMPSDAHKLMPDGSLIDIPLEELKTGDIVVVKPGEKVPADGIIIEGESSLNESMLTGESKPVTKKKNDLVIGGSINGEGSLKVKVKNTGKDSYLSQVIELVKEAQESKSKTQDLANRAAVWLTGIALSGGALTFFIWTWVVGKSFVFALERTVTVMVITCPHALGLAVPLVVAVSTAISAKNGLLIRDRVAFERARNIQAIVFDKTGTLTMGKFGVTDIIKLSNDMTEEDILNYAASIELHSEHPIAKAIANAAKNRMKVDNFKAIPGKGAEGKVEGKHVMVVSPGYLRENNIKVENKKIDELHSAGKTVVYVLINSELKGAIALADIIRPESKEAIAKLKEMGIKCMMLTGDNKQVAKWVADELGLDEYFAEVLPHEKSQKIKEIQARNLVVAMTGDGVNDAPALVQADVGIAIGAGTDVAVESADIVLVRSDPRDVVAIIGLAKNTYKKMIENLLWATGYNAVAIPLAAGVLYNWGILLSPALGAVFMSLSTVIVAINAKLLKLEK; the protein is encoded by the coding sequence ATGGATGAAAGAAAACACGAACATCATGAACACTCCGGTCATGACACTATGAAACATGAACATCATGAGCACTCCGGTCATGATCATCACAGTCATCATGAACATATGGTTGCTGATTTTAGAAAACGTTTTTGGATTTCTTTGATTCTAACAATACCAGTTTTAGCATTATCACCATTAGTTCAAAAACTATTTGGACTTTCTGATACTTTGCGTTTTTCAGGGGATTTATATGTTCTTTTTGGAATATCAACAATAATATATTTTTATGGTGGCTATCCATTTTTAAAAGGTTTTTTTGAAGAATTAAAAGCAAAAAGGCCAGGAATGATGACTTTAATAGCTGTAGCTATAAGTACTGCATATATTTATAGTAGTACAGTTGTATTTGGACTAGAAGGAGAAATATTTTTTTGGGAACTTGCAACATTAATAGATATTATGTTACTTGGACATTGGATTGAAATGAAATCGGTAATGGGTGCATCAAGAGCGCTAGAGGAACTTGCAAAATTGATGCCTTCCGATGCTCATAAACTTATGCCAGATGGTTCTTTAATAGATATACCACTTGAAGAATTAAAAACCGGAGATATTGTTGTTGTAAAACCAGGAGAAAAAGTGCCAGCAGATGGTATTATAATTGAAGGAGAAAGTTCTTTAAATGAATCTATGCTTACAGGTGAAAGTAAACCTGTAACTAAAAAGAAAAATGATCTTGTTATTGGTGGTTCTATTAATGGAGAAGGTTCTTTAAAAGTTAAGGTTAAGAATACAGGGAAAGACTCATATCTTTCTCAAGTTATAGAACTGGTAAAAGAAGCTCAAGAAAGTAAGTCGAAAACACAGGATTTAGCTAATCGTGCAGCTGTATGGCTAACAGGTATAGCATTATCTGGAGGAGCTTTAACTTTCTTTATATGGACATGGGTAGTTGGAAAGAGTTTTGTTTTTGCTCTTGAAAGAACAGTTACAGTTATGGTTATTACATGTCCTCATGCACTTGGTCTTGCTGTTCCGCTTGTTGTTGCAGTATCAACAGCAATTTCTGCGAAAAACGGATTACTTATTAGAGATCGTGTAGCCTTTGAAAGAGCACGAAATATTCAAGCAATTGTTTTTGATAAAACAGGAACACTAACAATGGGGAAATTTGGTGTAACTGATATTATTAAACTTTCAAATGATATGACAGAAGAAGATATTTTAAATTATGCAGCTTCGATCGAATTACATTCTGAACATCCAATTGCTAAAGCTATAGCTAATGCAGCGAAAAATCGTATGAAAGTAGATAATTTTAAAGCAATACCTGGAAAAGGTGCTGAAGGAAAGGTTGAAGGAAAACATGTTATGGTTGTTAGTCCAGGGTATTTAAGAGAAAATAATATAAAAGTTGAAAATAAGAAAATTGATGAATTACATTCAGCTGGAAAAACAGTTGTATATGTATTAATCAATTCAGAATTAAAAGGAGCAATTGCACTTGCTGATATAATAAGACCAGAATCCAAAGAAGCGATTGCAAAATTAAAAGAAATGGGAATAAAATGTATGATGCTTACAGGAGATAACAAACAAGTTGCAAAATGGGTTGCTGATGAGTTAGGACTTGATGAATATTTTGCCGAAGTTTTACCTCATGAGAAATCTCAAAAGATAAAGGAAATTCAAGCAAGAAATTTAGTTGTAGCAATGACGGGAGATGGTGTAAATGATGCACCAGCTTTAGTACAAGCTGATGTTGGAATTGCTATAGGAGCTGGAACAGATGTAGCTGTAGAATCAGCTGATATTGTTCTTGTTAGAAGTGATCCTAGAGATGTTGTTGCAATTATTGGCTTAGCAAAAAATACTTACAAAAAGATGATCGAAAATTTATTATGGGCAACAGGATATAATGCCGTTGCTATTCCATTAGCTGCAGGAGTTTTATATAATTGGGGTATTCTTTTAAGTCCAGCACTTGGAGCAGTATTTATGTCATTAAGTACAGTTATTGTTGCAATAAACGCAAAACTTTTAAAATTAGAAAAATAA